One genomic window of Meles meles chromosome 15, mMelMel3.1 paternal haplotype, whole genome shotgun sequence includes the following:
- the LOC123925726 gene encoding small nuclear ribonucleoprotein G-like, whose translation MSKAHPPEWQKFTDKKLSLKLNGGRYVQGILRGFDPFMNLVIDECVEMATSGQQNNTGMVVI comes from the coding sequence ATGAGCAAAGCTCACCCTCCTGAGTGGCAAAAATTTACGGACAAGAAATTATCATTGAAATTAAATGGTGGCAGATATGTCCAAGGAATATTGCGGGGGTTTGATCCATTTATGAATCTTGTGATAGATGAATGTGTGGAGATGGCAACTAGTGGGCAACAGAACAATACTGGAATGGTGGTAATATGA